The genomic interval GCCTGCGGGCCGCGGAGGCCGTGCTGCGGACGATGATGGAGACCGTGCCGCCAGAGCCCCCGCTGGTGATGCCTCCAGCGGGGGCGCCGGGTGTCAGTCCTCGTCCTTGAGCAGGAAGTCGTTGTTGATGACCTTGAACGACAGCCTGCTGCCGCCAAGCGTGGGCGATGGCCGCTCGACGAGGGGGCGGATGACGATGCCCTCCTTGCGGTTCTTCGTGCCGCTGTAGTGACCCTGCGCGAGCTTCAGGTAGTGCTCCAGGCCGTGGTCGAACGTCCGCGCGGCCTCGCCCGTGATGACGTGCTCCACGGGCACCGTGCGCAGGCCCAGCCGCGCGCAGAACGCGAGGAACTCGGCATGGCCCAGGTACTGGCCGGTCCGGATGTCGTGGACGCTGAAGACGAACAGGTCCATGGCGTCCAGCCCCAGCCGGTTCTTCTGGATGCCCGGGCCACACAGCTCCCCCTGGATGGCGAAGCCCGGAGGAAGCACGGTGGCCAGGTCGTACTTCTGCGCCAGGAGCCACGCCCGGCTCGTCCCGGGCCGTAGCGCCCAGTTGCGAGAGCAGGCCACCAGCGTTCCGTCGAGCATCCTGACGAAGGTCGCGGAGGTGCCGTCCAGCTTGGTGGCCACGTAGAAGTCGAGGCCTCGAATCTCGTCCAGCACGCCCAGGGCGGACTGCAACCGGATTTCATCGGTCCTGGGGACCTCGGCCGGGAAGGGCGCGGCGACGTCGCTCCCCTCGGGCGGCGTGGGCTCGAACTTCACCACGCCCAAGGGCTCATGGACGTCCGTGCCCACCGGAGGTACCTCGCCACCGAGAATCGAGACCGGGAGGGCGAGCCCCTGGGACAACACGCCCCTGAGCCGCGCGGTCTTCACCCGGAAGCCTCGGGGCCGGAGGAACTCCGCCCAATCCCTGCCCTCGGGAAGCTGGCTGTCGATTTCAAAGAAGACACATGCATCCCCGACGCGGAACTCGCCCTTCCTCACCACCACGTCCCAGCCCATCACCCTCGCCTTCAGGATGCTGTCGGCTCCAGGGATGTCCTCCAGGTGGTCCACCTTCTGAATCGAGACGAGCTTTCTCTCCATTGGAGACTCCTCCATGTGCTCCGGCGAACGCCGGGCCGATTGGGACGAGGAGAAGCGTTCCGGCTGACGCCGCCTCCCATGACGCGCAGCCGCGCCCTCGGCGCATGGAGGCGGTCACCACTTGGAGCTGAAGGCTCGTACCACGATGCCCGCGTCGAGCGTCCACTCGTCGCGGAAGGAAAGCCCCGCGTCACCTCGCGCGTAGCCTCCCGCGAACCGCAGCGCGATGGGCTGGTCCGCCACCGCGACGAACACGCGCTCCAGGGCCGCGTCGGCGCGTGCGCGGAAGCGTGTCCCGCCGTCGAGGCCCAGGTTCCACCCGGCAAGTCCCGTCGCGCGCAGCGCCCACAGCCCGTCATCGCTCTCCAGCCCCAGGTCGACCATCAGCGAGGTGAAGGGAGACAACATGTGGCTCGTGCCATCGCGGGAGCGGCGCAGGGTGTGGCTCGCCGCCGGGCCGATGCCCAGCCAGGACCGGCCGGTCTCCGAACGCAAGGGGTCGACGAGGAGCCCCACGCGCCCGGTCTCCAGCGTCCATCCCGGGCCTTCCCACACGCGCCGCTGGAGGTGCGCCGCGCGCACCGCCACCGTCACGTCGAAAGGGAAGGGGATGCGCACGGGCCGCGCGGTGGGCACCAGGATGAAGCCTTCCTCCAGGTGCCGTCGCAGCAGCCCGTCATACGCGACGAAGTCCAGTCCACGCCTGTCTCCGTCCCAGAGCTCCACCCCGAGGAGTCGATGGTTCGTGAACCACGGCGTGCCCTTGCTGTGGCTGCTGTACCCCGTGCGGATGCGGAGGCCCGCGCGCAGCGACGCCCCCGTCGTTCCACTGCGCCCCGTCATGCCCGCGCCGACGAGCAGACCGTCTCCCGGGTCGAAGCAGATGGGATAGCCATCCCCCGGCGTGTCCTCGTGGGTGCAAGGTGACGTGGGGTGTGCTCCCGCCGCCGGGGCCGAGGCCAGGAGCAATGCGAGTCCGAGGGCGAGCACGGCCTAGTTCCGTGCCTGGTCGGCCATGGGGGCGGTGCGGCGCGCGGGGGCCCACAGCGAGAAGCGCAAGCCCGCGGAGGCGGACCATTCCCAGCGCGGGGGCAGGTTGGGGATGTCGTTGCGCCACGAGCCGCGAGCATCCGCCACGAGGCTCAGCGGCTGGTCATTGATGGCCAGCAGGATGAGCTCATACCCCGCGGAGAGCTTCAGCCGCTCCGGGCGCAGCGGACGCCCTTCCACCTCGCGCGACAAGAGCAGCTTCTCCGCCTCCACGCCGAAGCGCAGGTGATGGAACCCGTCCCGGTCCAGCGTCAGGTCGCCTTCGAGCACCGCGCCCGGTACGAGCATGGCGACGCCGTTCTTGTAGTCCCGCTCCGCCGACGGCCCCG from Myxococcus stipitatus carries:
- a CDS encoding RNA ligase (ATP), yielding MERKLVSIQKVDHLEDIPGADSILKARVMGWDVVVRKGEFRVGDACVFFEIDSQLPEGRDWAEFLRPRGFRVKTARLRGVLSQGLALPVSILGGEVPPVGTDVHEPLGVVKFEPTPPEGSDVAAPFPAEVPRTDEIRLQSALGVLDEIRGLDFYVATKLDGTSATFVRMLDGTLVACSRNWALRPGTSRAWLLAQKYDLATVLPPGFAIQGELCGPGIQKNRLGLDAMDLFVFSVHDIRTGQYLGHAEFLAFCARLGLRTVPVEHVITGEAARTFDHGLEHYLKLAQGHYSGTKNRKEGIVIRPLVERPSPTLGGSRLSFKVINNDFLLKDED